A part of Rhopalosiphum maidis isolate BTI-1 chromosome 3, ASM367621v3, whole genome shotgun sequence genomic DNA contains:
- the LOC113556042 gene encoding uncharacterized protein LOC113556042, which produces MDSLISHVGKYQHPTLIMDSRMSRILKVLCTMDVRQFTLGILMHGFTYFTRGKVSTSYVANGLEDAENNTCYMQYGSTAVHLRNSDAWIHLSHTWESINILCCKWTRRC; this is translated from the exons ATGGATTCACTAatctcacacgtgggaaagtatcaacatcctacgttaatAATGGACTCAAGGATGTCGAGAATATTAAAGGTTCTATGCACT atggaTGTACGGCAGTTCACTTTAGGAATTCTGATGCATGGATTCACTTATTtcacacgtgggaaagtatcaacatcctatgttgcaaatggactagaagatgctgagaataatacatgttatatgcaat atggcagtacggCAGTTCACTTAAGGAATTCTGACGCATGGATTCACTtatctcacacgtgggaaagtatcaacatcctatgttgcaaatggactagaagatgctga
- the LOC113556045 gene encoding uncharacterized protein LOC113556045, producing MDSLISHVGKYQHPTLMDWRRSRILQKAVWQITQVTLIHEFTFLTRGIVSTAYVANGLEDAENNTCYMQYTYGSTAVHLRNSDAWIHLSHTWESINILCCKWTRRC from the exons ATGGATTCACTTATTTCACACGttggaaagtatcaacatcctacattAATGGACTGGAGGAGGTCGAGAATATTGCAG AAGGCAGTAtggcagatcactcaagtcaCGCTGATACATGAATTCACATTTCTCACGCGTGGGATAGTATCAACAGCCTACGTTgcaaatggactagaagatgctgagaataatacgtgttatatgcaatatacat atggcagtacggCAGTTCACTTAAGGAATTCTGACGCATGGATTCACTtatctcacacgtgggaaagtatcaacatcctatgttgcaaatggactagaagatgctga